A genomic segment from Leopardus geoffroyi isolate Oge1 chromosome A2, O.geoffroyi_Oge1_pat1.0, whole genome shotgun sequence encodes:
- the STEAP1 gene encoding metalloreductase STEAP1 isoform X1, whose protein sequence is MENRQDITNQEPWTMKPRRNLEEDDYLNKDSGETSMLKRPVPLHTHQTTHFDEFDCPAELQHKQDLFPKWRLPIKIAAIVSSLTFLYTLLREIIHPFVTSHQHYFYKIPILVINKVLPMVSITLLALVYLPGVIAAVVQLHNGTKYKKFPHWLDRWMLTRKQFGLLSFFFAVLHAIYSLSYPMRRSYRYKLLNWAYQQVQQNKEDAWIEHDVWRMEIYVSLGIVALAILALLAVTSIPSVSDSLTWREFHYIQSKLGIVCLLLGTIHALIFAWNKWVDIKQFIWYTPPTFMIAVFLPIFVLICKAILFLPCLRKKILKIRHGWEDVTKINKTKMSSQL, encoded by the exons ATGGAGAACAGACAAGACATTACAAACCAAGAACCTTGGACAATGAAACCTAGGAGAAATCTAGAAGAAGATGATTATTtg AATAAGGACTCAGGTGAGACCAGCATGCTAAAAAGACCTGTGCCTTTGCACACGCACCAAACAACCCATTTTGATGAATTTGATTGCCCCGCGGAGCTTCAACACAAACAGGATCTCTTTCCAAAGTGGCGCTTGCCAATTAAAATTGCTGCTATCGTATCATCTCTGACTTTTCTTTACACTCTTCTGAGGGAAATAATTCACCCTTTTGTAACTTCCcatcaacattatttttataaaattccaaTCCTGGTCATCAACAAAGTCTTGCCAATGGTTTCCATCACCCTCTTGGCACTGGTTTATTTGCCAGGTGTCATAGCAGCAGTTGTACAGCTTCATAATGGAACCAAATATAAGAAATTTCCACATTGGTTGGATAGATGGATGTTAACAAGAAAACAATTTGGgcttctcagtttcttttttgctGTACTGCATGCGATCTATAGTTTATCCTATCCAATGAGGCGATCCTACAGATACAAGTTGCTAAACTGGGCATATCAACAG gttcaacaaaataaagaagatgcCTGGATTGAGCATGATGTTTGGAGAATGGAAATTTATGTGTCTCTGGGAATTGTGGCACTCGCAATACTGGCTCTGTTAGCTGTGACATCTATTCCATCTGTGAGCGACTCTCTGACATGGAGAGAATTTCACTATATCCag agcaAGCTAGGAATTGTTTGCCTTCTGCTGGGCACTATACATGCATTGATTTTTGCCTGGAATAAATGGGTAgatataaaacaatttatatgGTATACACCTCCAACTTTTATGATCGCtgttttccttccaatttttgtCCTGATTTGTAAAGCCATACTATTCCTGCCATGCTTGAGGAAGAAGATACTAAAGATTAGACATGGTTGGGAAGATGTcaccaaaattaataaaaccaagaTGTCTTCCCAGTTGTAG
- the STEAP1 gene encoding metalloreductase STEAP1 isoform X2 — protein sequence MLKRPVPLHTHQTTHFDEFDCPAELQHKQDLFPKWRLPIKIAAIVSSLTFLYTLLREIIHPFVTSHQHYFYKIPILVINKVLPMVSITLLALVYLPGVIAAVVQLHNGTKYKKFPHWLDRWMLTRKQFGLLSFFFAVLHAIYSLSYPMRRSYRYKLLNWAYQQVQQNKEDAWIEHDVWRMEIYVSLGIVALAILALLAVTSIPSVSDSLTWREFHYIQSKLGIVCLLLGTIHALIFAWNKWVDIKQFIWYTPPTFMIAVFLPIFVLICKAILFLPCLRKKILKIRHGWEDVTKINKTKMSSQL from the exons ATGCTAAAAAGACCTGTGCCTTTGCACACGCACCAAACAACCCATTTTGATGAATTTGATTGCCCCGCGGAGCTTCAACACAAACAGGATCTCTTTCCAAAGTGGCGCTTGCCAATTAAAATTGCTGCTATCGTATCATCTCTGACTTTTCTTTACACTCTTCTGAGGGAAATAATTCACCCTTTTGTAACTTCCcatcaacattatttttataaaattccaaTCCTGGTCATCAACAAAGTCTTGCCAATGGTTTCCATCACCCTCTTGGCACTGGTTTATTTGCCAGGTGTCATAGCAGCAGTTGTACAGCTTCATAATGGAACCAAATATAAGAAATTTCCACATTGGTTGGATAGATGGATGTTAACAAGAAAACAATTTGGgcttctcagtttcttttttgctGTACTGCATGCGATCTATAGTTTATCCTATCCAATGAGGCGATCCTACAGATACAAGTTGCTAAACTGGGCATATCAACAG gttcaacaaaataaagaagatgcCTGGATTGAGCATGATGTTTGGAGAATGGAAATTTATGTGTCTCTGGGAATTGTGGCACTCGCAATACTGGCTCTGTTAGCTGTGACATCTATTCCATCTGTGAGCGACTCTCTGACATGGAGAGAATTTCACTATATCCag agcaAGCTAGGAATTGTTTGCCTTCTGCTGGGCACTATACATGCATTGATTTTTGCCTGGAATAAATGGGTAgatataaaacaatttatatgGTATACACCTCCAACTTTTATGATCGCtgttttccttccaatttttgtCCTGATTTGTAAAGCCATACTATTCCTGCCATGCTTGAGGAAGAAGATACTAAAGATTAGACATGGTTGGGAAGATGTcaccaaaattaataaaaccaagaTGTCTTCCCAGTTGTAG